One Pseudomonadales bacterium genomic window, CTCGCCGTCTGCGCCGAGACAACGCAACCAAAGAAATTCCCATTATTATGATCACCGCTAAAGGCGAAGAACGTAATAAAATCGAAGGTTTGGAAACAGGTGCCGATGACTACGTCACTAAACCTTTTTCCACCAAAGAGCTGATGGCCCGCATACGCGCGGTATTACGTCGATTTCAAAATGACGCTGGCGGGCAAATCGACTGCGCAGGCTTACAACTGGACACTCAGGCACACCGGATCAGCGCCAATGGAACCCCAATCAAACTAGGGCCAACAGAATACCGCCTTTTACAGTTTTTTATGTCTCATGCTGACCGAGTTTACACGCGAGAGCAGTTACTGGATATGGTTTGGGGTGGCAACGTCTACATCGATGATCGTACCGTAGATGTCCATATAAGACGCCTACGCAAGGCTTTAACAGCACATGGTTACGATCAATACATTCAAACCGTTCGCGGTGCCGGCTACCGTTTCTCATCCAACCTAAGCTAACTTCACGAATGAAAAGACACCGCATCAAGCGCCGATGGTCTAGCGATTAAGATAAGCTTTAAATCTACTTTTTACTCCACGAGCATGTAAAATGTGGCCCTAACCAGCCGGAGCTTTTATTAATTTGCTAAATAAATAGATGCCTTTGTGAATTTTAACCCTGCAACAGAATTACGACACCTCACTATTTTACTGCTTAGCAGCCTCGTTATCGG contains:
- the phoB gene encoding phosphate regulon transcriptional regulator PhoB gives rise to the protein MAKQTILIVDDEASIRDMVAMTLELNGFDCLEAADAITAHSLIVDQRPDLVLLDWMMPGTSGIELSRRLRRDNATKEIPIIMITAKGEERNKIEGLETGADDYVTKPFSTKELMARIRAVLRRFQNDAGGQIDCAGLQLDTQAHRISANGTPIKLGPTEYRLLQFFMSHADRVYTREQLLDMVWGGNVYIDDRTVDVHIRRLRKALTAHGYDQYIQTVRGAGYRFSSNLS